Proteins encoded together in one Candidatus Kaiserbacteria bacterium window:
- a CDS encoding redoxin domain-containing protein, producing the protein MNAKQLITLALVAALIVGAIAYLQSKKIPVDVAALAAEAEIVIPELTTSEKAEKYDRAREITQPAGFINTEAFNLADVVGKKVILLDIWTYSCINCQRTLPYITAWDDKYKDEGLLIVGIHSPEFEFEKDIENVQTAVEKFGINYPVVLDNDFGTWHAYRNSYWPRKYLIDIDGFVVYDHIGEGAYDETEAKIKELLAERAQKLGEVVDLTGRVDTITVPEAIADTVPRSPEVYFGAWRNSTFGNGSPGMLGGYELERPATFVRDIFYLTGAWNIYQQYAENAKKDARIIYKYSGDKVFMVASSKSGATIRLLQDGEPIGAAAGADIDENGRVEVKEEQLYKLVDNPDGAAEHTLEIIIEDPGLEIFTFTFG; encoded by the coding sequence ATGAACGCAAAGCAGCTTATAACGCTTGCTCTAGTTGCTGCCCTTATTGTTGGGGCAATTGCATACCTTCAAAGTAAGAAGATACCAGTAGATGTTGCAGCGCTCGCAGCTGAAGCAGAAATTGTCATTCCAGAGCTGACGACATCAGAAAAGGCTGAAAAATATGACCGTGCACGTGAAATAACACAACCTGCCGGCTTTATTAATACTGAAGCCTTTAATCTTGCTGACGTTGTTGGAAAGAAAGTAATATTGCTAGATATCTGGACATACAGTTGTATTAACTGCCAGCGTACCTTGCCGTACATAACCGCATGGGATGATAAGTACAAAGATGAGGGTCTGCTCATTGTGGGAATACACTCTCCTGAATTTGAGTTTGAAAAAGACATCGAAAATGTACAGACTGCAGTTGAAAAGTTCGGCATTAACTACCCAGTTGTACTTGATAACGACTTTGGAACATGGCACGCATACCGAAATAGTTACTGGCCACGTAAATATCTTATCGATATCGATGGATTTGTCGTCTACGACCACATTGGTGAAGGTGCCTACGATGAAACAGAGGCAAAAATAAAAGAACTGCTTGCAGAACGCGCGCAAAAACTTGGCGAAGTAGTTGATTTAACAGGGCGTGTAGACACTATTACCGTGCCTGAGGCAATTGCTGATACTGTTCCGCGAAGTCCAGAAGTATACTTTGGTGCGTGGCGAAACAGCACATTTGGTAACGGAAGCCCTGGAATGCTTGGTGGATACGAACTAGAGCGTCCTGCCACATTTGTTCGAGATATTTTTTATCTCACTGGAGCATGGAACATCTACCAGCAATATGCGGAGAATGCAAAGAAAGACGCCCGTATAATCTACAAGTACAGCGGCGACAAGGTCTTTATGGTTGCCAGCTCAAAATCTGGTGCAACAATACGACTTCTACAAGATGGTGAACCAATTGGCGCCGCTGCCGGTGCTGATATTGATGAAAACGGGCGAGTAGAGGTGAAAGAAGAACAACTCTATAAACTTGTCGATAATCCAGATGGTGCGGCAGAGCACACACTTGAAATAATCATCGAAGATCCTGGTTTGGAGATATTTACCTTTACTTTCGGTTAA
- a CDS encoding DUF1360 domain-containing protein — protein sequence MNSNTKDQAVWNALFSLLFLLLLISAFWGLTNGLDSFKWLYVLDSMDIAILALATFRIVRLVTFDKIFTFVRNIFMDLQEDGSYEKPERGIRRTVAELIECIWCTGLWAALPIVTLYFIADIGRFFVLVLAVAALGSFLQLFSQMVGRIGK from the coding sequence ATGAATTCAAATACTAAAGACCAAGCCGTGTGGAATGCTTTATTCTCACTTTTATTCCTGTTGTTACTCATTAGTGCATTTTGGGGGCTTACCAATGGACTTGATAGCTTCAAGTGGCTCTATGTCCTCGATAGTATGGATATCGCGATACTTGCTCTGGCAACGTTTAGAATAGTGCGCCTTGTGACATTCGACAAAATATTTACCTTCGTTCGCAATATTTTTATGGATTTACAAGAAGATGGCAGCTATGAAAAGCCTGAAAGAGGTATCCGTCGAACTGTTGCAGAGCTTATTGAATGTATATGGTGTACTGGTCTTTGGGCAGCGCTACCAATAGTGACACTCTATTTCATAGCAGATATAGGACGTTTCTTTGTACTTGTGCTCGCCGTGGCAGCTCTCGGAAGTTTCTTGCAGCTCTTTTCTCAAATGGTTGGAAGAATAGGGAAGTAG
- a CDS encoding D-alanine--D-alanine ligase yields the protein MSRINVGVLRGGPSSEYEVSLASGNSVLQHLSEERYNAKDILISKTGQWHSRGLPVSPERALRDIDVAFIALHGEYGEDGEIQKILDAHNIPFTGSGVFGSAIAMDKGSTRKHVGNIDGIKMPGHVVLHKEEVTGTLAEAAQKVFSQFGPLYIVKPLRGGSSVGIATADSVSSLVGALKDVFAVTDAVIVEQFIKGREGTCGVIDNFREESVYCLPPVEIIVPNNKGVFDYEAKYDGLTEEVCPANFSGVEKELMQNAARQVHKTLGLNHYSRSDFIVAPSGIYFLEVNTLPGLTPSSLLPKSLDAVGVEFQDFLDHLLTLSLKNNGSTR from the coding sequence ATGTCACGAATTAATGTTGGAGTTTTACGTGGTGGACCTTCAAGCGAGTATGAAGTATCTCTCGCAAGTGGGAACTCAGTACTCCAGCATCTCTCTGAAGAACGATACAATGCAAAGGATATTTTAATATCTAAAACTGGCCAATGGCATTCAAGAGGACTTCCTGTTAGTCCTGAACGCGCACTTCGCGATATTGATGTTGCATTTATCGCACTACATGGCGAGTATGGTGAAGACGGGGAAATACAAAAGATTCTTGATGCTCACAACATTCCTTTTACTGGCTCTGGCGTTTTTGGTTCAGCAATTGCAATGGATAAAGGGAGCACACGGAAACACGTAGGAAACATTGATGGAATTAAAATGCCGGGACACGTTGTTCTTCATAAAGAAGAGGTAACCGGAACACTTGCTGAAGCTGCCCAAAAAGTATTTTCTCAATTTGGCCCACTTTACATCGTGAAGCCACTTCGTGGAGGCTCATCAGTAGGTATTGCAACAGCTGACTCTGTTTCGTCACTTGTAGGCGCACTGAAAGATGTCTTTGCAGTTACAGACGCAGTTATTGTCGAACAATTTATAAAAGGAAGAGAGGGAACGTGTGGTGTTATTGATAACTTCCGAGAAGAATCAGTCTATTGTTTGCCGCCTGTTGAGATTATAGTACCAAACAACAAAGGCGTATTTGATTACGAAGCCAAGTATGATGGGTTAACCGAAGAAGTATGTCCTGCCAATTTTTCAGGAGTTGAAAAGGAGCTTATGCAAAATGCAGCGCGGCAGGTGCACAAAACGCTCGGACTGAATCACTATTCGCGCTCAGATTTTATTGTCGCACCTTCGGGCATATACTTCTTGGAAGTAAACACGCTACCTGGACTCACGCCTTCGTCGTTGCTTCCAAAGTCGCTTGATGCTGTTGGAGTTGAGTTCCAAGATTTTCTTGATCATTTATTAACACTTTCACTTAAAAATAATGGCAGCACTCGATAA
- the murB gene encoding UDP-N-acetylmuramate dehydrogenase yields the protein MEIQENILLKDHTTFEIGGVAKYFVVVHSKEELQEALEYAQTKNLAFTFIAGGSNILASDSGFDGLVIKMALVKHSVDTEKNEVQAEAGASLMEVIHAACSAGLTGMEPMYGIPGTIGGAVRGNAGAFGVEVVDILSHVTAIDIESKEIRTFTNEECAFDYRDSFFKRNSNWIILSATFSLAAAESTECIKKAEEILATRNERQIQNIRSAGSFFMNPIVSEELQREFEKEKGTPARNGRVPAGWLIEKAGFKGVVKDKAATGERSSNYVINRGAATAAMVQELTSEIQGNVEEKFGVKLEREVTQMGF from the coding sequence ATGGAAATACAAGAAAACATACTTTTGAAAGACCATACTACTTTTGAAATTGGCGGTGTTGCTAAATACTTTGTTGTTGTTCACTCAAAAGAAGAGCTACAAGAGGCATTGGAGTACGCACAGACAAAGAACCTCGCATTTACTTTTATTGCTGGCGGTAGCAATATACTTGCGTCAGATAGCGGCTTTGATGGTTTGGTAATTAAGATGGCACTTGTAAAACACTCAGTTGACACTGAAAAAAATGAAGTGCAGGCAGAAGCCGGAGCTTCACTAATGGAAGTTATTCACGCAGCGTGCAGTGCGGGGCTCACTGGGATGGAACCAATGTATGGGATTCCTGGCACTATTGGAGGTGCGGTTCGCGGAAACGCAGGAGCTTTTGGAGTTGAGGTTGTAGACATACTTTCACACGTTACTGCTATTGATATCGAAAGCAAAGAAATACGAACTTTTACCAATGAAGAATGTGCGTTTGATTATAGAGATTCATTTTTTAAGCGTAACAGTAATTGGATTATACTGTCAGCAACGTTTTCTCTTGCGGCGGCAGAGTCTACAGAATGCATCAAAAAGGCGGAAGAAATTCTTGCTACACGCAATGAGCGGCAAATACAAAATATTCGTTCAGCTGGATCTTTTTTTATGAACCCAATTGTTTCAGAAGAACTCCAGAGAGAATTTGAAAAAGAAAAGGGTACGCCAGCTCGAAACGGACGAGTACCTGCAGGTTGGCTTATAGAAAAGGCCGGATTTAAAGGGGTCGTGAAAGACAAAGCTGCCACAGGAGAACGTAGTTCTAATTATGTTATTAACCGTGGAGCTGCGACCGCAGCAATGGTTCAAGAGCTCACTTCAGAGATACAGGGAAATGTTGAGGAGAAATTTGGAGTGAAGCTTGAACGAGAAGTCACACAGATGGGCTTCTAG
- a CDS encoding DoxX family protein encodes MTHSNIEHYAPLVGRVLLVLLFIVSAFGILTNFSGTAGFYASLGIPVAAAAVVVVLLIKILGSLMVATGIHARTGAWALIIFTIAATLMAHIGEGQMVSALKNLSIIGGLLLVTVYGAGPKSLAHLCPCPKCKVATPVAAGGVCNCGSCDACRAAQSAHNDGGSQ; translated from the coding sequence ATGACTCATTCAAACATTGAGCACTACGCACCACTTGTTGGGCGTGTGTTGCTCGTACTTTTATTTATCGTGAGCGCCTTTGGCATCCTCACAAACTTCTCAGGTACTGCAGGTTTTTATGCATCACTAGGTATTCCTGTTGCTGCAGCAGCAGTAGTTGTAGTGCTTTTGATTAAAATTCTCGGTAGCCTCATGGTGGCAACAGGAATACATGCACGTACTGGTGCATGGGCACTTATTATCTTCACAATTGCTGCTACACTCATGGCTCACATTGGTGAAGGTCAAATGGTTTCAGCACTTAAGAACCTCTCAATAATTGGTGGTTTACTGCTCGTTACAGTATATGGAGCTGGACCTAAATCACTTGCACACTTGTGCCCGTGTCCAAAATGTAAGGTTGCAACTCCAGTCGCAGCAGGTGGCGTATGTAACTGTGGATCGTGTGACGCATGTCGCGCAGCACAAAGTGCACACAACGACGGAGGATCTCAATAA
- a CDS encoding GIY-YIG nuclease family protein translates to MQKKDIKKIKLPDMPGIYIFRNAKRQILYVGKATSLRSRVRSYFNTDIQSSRGPLIVKMLEEAKSVDWEETDSVLEALILEANLIKKHQPDYNTRDKDNKSFNYLVITKEKFPRVLVVRGRDLFTTWKDKDIKHLFGPFPHGGALKEGLKIVRKIFPFRDKCLPAEDTNSKPCFNKQIGLCPGVCSGDISKSEYSKLIANIKLLFEGKKTQLLKNLTRDMKKAAKEERFEEAGGLKHKIFALTHIQETALLGSDYKVSSGDGSERIEAYDVAHISETARVGVMVVVQEGVAKKSQYRKFNIKTEKMGDIAALEEILQRRFMHVEWELPTLIVVDGGVAQKNAALRVQAEFGYKIPIVNVVKNAKHKADKVVGNAVVIEKWEKDILLANNESHRFAISFHRAKRKKALI, encoded by the coding sequence ATGCAAAAGAAAGATATCAAAAAAATAAAACTTCCGGACATGCCGGGAATCTATATATTTCGTAATGCGAAACGTCAGATTTTGTATGTTGGTAAAGCGACGTCGCTACGAAGCAGAGTTCGTAGCTATTTTAATACTGATATACAAAGTAGCCGAGGGCCTCTTATTGTAAAAATGCTCGAAGAAGCCAAATCGGTTGACTGGGAGGAAACAGATTCCGTTCTAGAGGCTCTTATTCTGGAAGCAAACCTCATTAAAAAGCATCAGCCTGATTACAATACACGCGACAAAGACAATAAGAGTTTTAACTACCTTGTTATCACAAAAGAAAAGTTTCCACGCGTACTTGTTGTTCGCGGTAGGGACTTATTTACAACATGGAAAGATAAGGATATTAAACATCTGTTTGGGCCTTTTCCTCATGGCGGTGCGTTGAAAGAAGGTCTTAAAATAGTCCGTAAAATATTCCCGTTTAGAGACAAATGTTTACCTGCAGAAGATACCAATTCAAAACCGTGTTTTAATAAACAAATAGGATTATGCCCTGGTGTGTGTTCTGGAGACATCAGTAAAAGCGAGTACTCTAAACTCATTGCAAACATTAAATTGTTGTTTGAAGGCAAGAAAACACAACTTCTCAAAAATCTCACTCGAGATATGAAAAAAGCTGCCAAAGAAGAACGCTTTGAAGAAGCGGGAGGCTTAAAACATAAAATATTTGCTCTTACGCATATCCAAGAGACTGCATTACTTGGAAGTGACTATAAAGTATCTTCAGGCGATGGCTCTGAAAGAATAGAGGCGTACGACGTTGCTCACATTAGCGAGACTGCTCGAGTAGGCGTAATGGTTGTAGTACAGGAAGGAGTGGCTAAGAAATCGCAGTACCGCAAATTCAATATAAAGACAGAGAAAATGGGAGACATAGCTGCACTCGAAGAAATACTTCAACGAAGATTTATGCATGTAGAGTGGGAATTGCCAACACTTATTGTTGTCGATGGTGGAGTTGCACAAAAAAACGCCGCACTAAGAGTACAGGCTGAATTTGGCTACAAAATACCAATTGTTAATGTTGTTAAGAACGCGAAACACAAAGCCGACAAGGTTGTAGGGAACGCTGTTGTTATTGAAAAGTGGGAGAAAGATATTTTACTCGCGAATAATGAATCTCATCGTTTTGCAATTTCGTTCCACCGTGCAAAACGAAAAAAGGCACTCATATAA
- a CDS encoding 4a-hydroxytetrahydrobiopterin dehydratase, whose product MAALDKDALRSFLMSDSVWELDAQDNTLVRTFMFRTYKEGVAFANKVTEIAEEHNHHPQIIIDWGSVTVKTTTHDDGNTVTDKDIKIAQAIDAL is encoded by the coding sequence ATGGCAGCACTCGATAAAGACGCATTACGTTCATTCTTAATGAGTGATTCAGTATGGGAACTAGACGCACAAGATAACACTTTAGTGCGTACTTTTATGTTTCGTACGTATAAAGAAGGGGTGGCCTTTGCCAACAAGGTTACTGAAATTGCAGAAGAGCATAATCACCATCCCCAAATTATTATAGATTGGGGGAGCGTCACAGTAAAAACAACAACACATGATGATGGAAATACTGTAACCGATAAAGATATCAAGATAGCACAAGCTATAGATGCGCTATAA
- a CDS encoding thioredoxin family protein yields the protein MNNQKGMTTTVVASIVVLLLLLGGGWYAFSQDEEPVKTGDAMMESESDESMTSHESDTTMEGEGGDTMMKEDGDTMMESEHSEDAMMEEGNTDAAMKDEASFKGAVIAGSSSPLLEYNQRDYNTAIASDRVVVLYFYANWCPLCKAEFVDTKAAFDALTEEDVVGFRVHFNDGDLTPEMEELAREFGVAYQHTKVFIKNGERVLKSPETWSKDRYLTEFAKHINK from the coding sequence ATGAATAATCAAAAAGGAATGACTACCACAGTAGTCGCAAGTATAGTAGTACTCTTATTACTTTTAGGAGGTGGTTGGTACGCATTTTCACAGGATGAAGAACCTGTAAAAACTGGTGACGCCATGATGGAGAGCGAAAGTGATGAATCTATGACTAGTCACGAGAGTGACACAACAATGGAGGGTGAAGGAGGAGACACCATGATGAAGGAAGATGGTGACACTATGATGGAAAGTGAGCATAGCGAAGATGCTATGATGGAAGAAGGAAACACAGACGCAGCAATGAAAGACGAAGCGTCTTTTAAGGGCGCGGTTATTGCCGGCTCAAGCTCACCACTGCTTGAGTATAACCAGCGCGACTATAACACGGCAATTGCAAGTGATCGCGTAGTTGTTTTGTACTTCTATGCAAATTGGTGTCCATTGTGTAAAGCAGAATTTGTAGACACAAAAGCTGCATTTGATGCACTGACCGAAGAAGATGTTGTAGGTTTCCGAGTGCATTTCAACGATGGGGACTTAACTCCAGAAATGGAAGAGCTGGCACGTGAATTTGGCGTTGCCTATCAACACACAAAGGTATTTATTAAAAACGGTGAACGCGTACTTAAGTCACCAGAAACCTGGAGTAAAGACAGGTATCTGACTGAGTTTGCGAAACACATAAACAAATAA
- a CDS encoding NTP transferase domain-containing protein → MQAVFLVAGEGTRMRPLTYHVPKPMARAGGKNLVEHNIDNLPKEITEIIFVVGYLAEQIMNHFGDEYEGRKITYVRQKKLLGTAHALSLCQKHLHGRFIVLMGDDVYGKDDIKNCLQYDWAWLVKKVRGKFTGGRIIYDSDGNVTSVTEGKHNVKDGFVGTNLFVLGMEYFNYQMVPIKDGKEYGLPQTVALAAEDFPIKMVEAKNWEQISDMNDLKRLHTRISKGQ, encoded by the coding sequence ATGCAGGCAGTATTTTTAGTAGCAGGAGAAGGTACACGAATGCGCCCTCTTACGTACCATGTTCCAAAACCAATGGCTCGAGCTGGTGGTAAGAATCTTGTAGAGCACAATATTGATAATCTTCCGAAAGAAATAACCGAAATAATTTTTGTGGTTGGCTATTTGGCTGAACAAATCATGAATCACTTTGGGGACGAATACGAAGGCCGTAAGATTACCTACGTGCGGCAAAAGAAGCTATTAGGTACTGCACATGCTCTTTCTTTGTGCCAAAAGCATCTACACGGACGCTTTATAGTACTTATGGGTGACGACGTTTACGGAAAAGATGATATTAAGAATTGCCTGCAGTATGACTGGGCATGGCTCGTGAAGAAAGTTCGTGGAAAATTTACCGGTGGTCGAATTATTTATGATTCTGATGGCAACGTGACTTCTGTAACCGAGGGCAAGCATAATGTGAAAGATGGATTTGTCGGTACAAACCTATTTGTTTTAGGAATGGAATACTTTAACTATCAAATGGTACCAATTAAAGACGGTAAAGAGTACGGACTTCCTCAAACTGTAGCTCTCGCTGCGGAGGATTTCCCGATAAAAATGGTGGAGGCAAAAAATTGGGAACAAATTAGCGACATGAATGATTTAAAAAGGTTGCATACACGTATCTCTAAAGGACAATAG
- a CDS encoding winged helix-turn-helix domain-containing protein, translating into MNILLLIVAGAVGVALGVYFGKGNDVPTVSFGNRKRKRLDKILTLYIDNDEITNSDVRELLNVSDATATRYLDQLEDEGKIEQIGETGMNVFYRSTKAQNL; encoded by the coding sequence ATGAACATCTTACTTTTGATTGTTGCAGGAGCTGTTGGTGTTGCACTCGGTGTGTACTTTGGGAAAGGGAATGATGTACCTACTGTGTCCTTTGGTAATCGTAAGCGAAAACGTTTAGACAAAATACTGACACTGTATATAGATAATGATGAAATAACTAACAGTGATGTACGAGAGCTACTAAACGTATCTGATGCAACAGCGACACGGTACTTGGACCAACTAGAAGACGAAGGCAAAATAGAACAAATAGGTGAGACAGGAATGAATGTATTCTACCGCTCAACAAAGGCTCAAAATCTGTAA
- a CDS encoding sulfite exporter TauE/SafE family protein, protein MFGSEVTLVVAFIAGIVSFLSPCVLPIIPGFLAYLTGTSAQEKPKRSRVVLHSALFVLGFSLVFALLGVLLNTVLERSAYDTQIWLSRIGGVIIIFFGLFLMKLIRLPFLERAHTINVVGKFKSKYLTSMLFGAAFAAGWTPCVSAALGAILGLAASNPGVAFWLLMSYSFGLGVPFLVIGFFAADAGRVIQRYASSLTYVNMVFGALLIVLGVLIFTQDLVLLSNFELLNKILLK, encoded by the coding sequence ATGTTTGGTTCTGAAGTTACCCTCGTAGTCGCATTTATCGCAGGAATAGTGTCTTTTCTATCTCCGTGCGTCTTGCCCATTATTCCAGGCTTTTTAGCGTATCTTACTGGTACTTCAGCCCAAGAAAAGCCAAAACGAAGCCGAGTCGTCTTACACAGCGCACTGTTTGTATTGGGGTTCTCGCTCGTTTTTGCTCTTCTCGGAGTCTTACTAAACACTGTACTTGAACGCTCTGCATACGATACTCAAATTTGGCTGTCGCGTATTGGTGGAGTCATTATAATCTTCTTCGGACTCTTCTTGATGAAGCTCATACGTCTCCCATTTCTCGAGAGAGCTCACACAATTAATGTTGTCGGTAAATTTAAATCGAAGTATCTTACCTCAATGTTATTTGGTGCAGCGTTTGCTGCCGGATGGACGCCTTGTGTAAGTGCTGCATTAGGTGCGATTCTTGGACTTGCAGCAAGTAACCCTGGTGTAGCGTTTTGGCTTCTTATGTCTTACTCATTTGGTTTGGGAGTTCCGTTTCTTGTTATTGGGTTCTTTGCAGCGGATGCCGGAAGAGTTATACAACGTTACGCCAGCTCACTTACGTATGTAAACATGGTGTTTGGTGCACTGCTTATCGTTTTGGGAGTTCTTATATTCACGCAAGATTTGGTTCTCTTATCTAACTTTGAACTTCTTAATAAAATCCTCTTGAAATAA
- a CDS encoding helix-turn-helix transcriptional regulator encodes MTEQPITTFLRDVRTRSQATQEQLADAVGVSRQTIISIEKGNYTPSVLLALRIAHYFNVPVEDIFAYEG; translated from the coding sequence ATGACAGAACAACCGATTACAACATTCTTACGCGACGTACGAACGCGATCTCAGGCAACTCAGGAGCAGCTGGCGGACGCCGTTGGTGTATCACGGCAAACAATAATTTCGATAGAAAAAGGGAATTACACACCCTCAGTGTTGTTGGCATTACGTATAGCCCATTATTTTAATGTACCTGTAGAAGATATATTTGCGTATGAAGGATAA